TAATTTAAAAGGGAAAGCACAATCTATATATTAATTTATTAAACAGACCCAATAACCTTAGGTACAAGCAGTTTCACCCATTCCCCATACATTTTCACGCTGGGGTGCAAACCATCGCTGGCAACCAAATCAGGCTCTACCAATCCACGTCTCGATATTGGAGTAATATCTGTGTAATTTACTCCTTCGGCAAGTGTTATTTCCTTACATATTATGTTAAAATGGTCAATCTCCCGAGCCACATCATCCAAATTCCTGCCCCCACTTACACCGAAAGCTGTTTTACCCCAATCCGGTATAGAAATTACAAAGACATGCTTTTTATTTCCTTTTGCAAAACTTATAGCAGTTTGTAACAACGCTAAAAATTCCTTTTTATAGGTAGCAATTGGATAACCACGATATTGATTATTTACACCGATCAACAAAGTCACAAAATCAAATTTAGACGTCAATCGGGCGTGCTGGATGGCCTGCATTAATTCATCCGTTGTCCATCCTGTAGTTGCAATAATTTTAGGCTCAGCAACTGTCACTTTTTTATCCTTTAAAAGACTTTGCAACTGATAAGGAAAAGACCCTGACTGCGGAACAGATTCACCTATGGTATACGAATCTCCCAAGGCTAGGTAAGTTAAAACTTTTTCGGTTTTGATAGTGATATCGTTACTTGAGGCTTGCAAAGGCATGGCGTTATTTTTTGTACAGCCCGAAGTTAATAAAGAAAACAAAATACGTACAAAAAGTTTTGCACGAAAGATCGATTGTTATTGTAATACTTTACCAGTTAATGTCATACCGAAAAGACTTGCAATATGACACATCAACTTACCCTTAACCTCTTCCATATCTAATGCATATCCTAATTCCCGTTGCATCGAAGTCACATCCTTATCATCAATCCCACAGGGAACAATATTTTTAAAGTAGTCAAGATCCGTATTTACATTAAACGCAAAGCCATGCATGGTTACCCAGCGACTGCAACGAACGCCCATTGCACAAATCTTACGGGCCTGCTCATTGTCAGCATCCAACCATACTCCGGTAAATCCCGGATAGCGGCCTGCCACAATGCCATAATCGGCCAGTGTTAAAATAACAGCCTCCTCCAACATCCTTAAATATAAATGTATATCCGTAAAGAAATTATCCAGGTCTAATATCGGGTAGCCCACAATTTGTCCGGGGCCATGATAAGTGATGTCGCCCCCCCTGTTTATTTTATAATAAGTAGCTTGTTTAGCCAATAGTGCAGCATCATCCAGCAATAGATTTTCAGGCTTGCCACTTTTCCCAAGTGTATACACATGCGGATGCTCGCAAAAAATAAGATAGTTAGGTGTCTCAAGCTGTGTATTATTCGTCCGGTTCTGCGTTTTTAAAACAACCGTCTGGTCAAAGATAGCTTCCTGCTTACGCCAAGCCTCCTGATAATCTGTAAGGCCCCAATCTATAAATTCAACTTTCTTATTCATTTTGCAAAAATTAAGCTACCACGTAGCCCAGCATATAACCATCCGTTGTTTTAAAATAATGAACCGTAAGCTCCTTCGTACCTTCGGGTAGATCAACCAGTGCATTCAGCTTACCTTCATTTTTCAACTTAAAAGGTTTAATATGCATATCCTGTTTAAACTCCAGTCCTCTTCTGCCATTCCATTTATAAATGGCTTCTTTGGCACACCAGCAAACATACAGCCCGTCAATATTATCGCCCACCTGTCGCTGTGCCAGTTCAACATCCGAAAGAAATTTATGCTTGATGCTTTTTATTTTATGCTTGATCAGCTCAATATCAACACCAACTTTCCTTGTTTTGCCAATAATTACCGAAGCATAATCATAAGAATGACTTAATGAAATATGATAATCCAGATCAGGAAGATAGGGTTTACCATGATCATCCATTCTGCAATCAATATATTCATTGGTATTTAGCATCGTTCTCAACAACATCCTGGTACTTAACCAGTGGAGCAGGCGCTTGCCATTATTTAAGGATGAAATAAAATCGAGTTCATGTTGTTTCAACTGTAAACCCGAGAGCAGCTGCTCTTCGGTTTCCTCGATTTTCCAGACCGCCAGTATGGTGTCCTTGTCAATATTTTTATTAAAAACTACAGGCATCTCTTTTTAGACAACTTTGCAAAAGTATCTTAAATTAATCATAATTTCGTCCAAATACTATATAATAATGATCCTGTCTGACAAACGAATTCTCGAAGAAATAGAGAAGGGCACAATTATCATTGAGCCTTTTAAACCCGAAAGCCTTGGAACAAACTCTTACGATGTACATCTAGGTAAATATCTTGCTACTTATAAAGACCGGATACTTGATGCAAAAACACACAATAAAATTGAACATTTTGAAATCCCTAAAGATGGTTACATCCTGCAACCCGGCACTTTATACCTTGGCGTAACCTTAGAATATACTGAAACTCATGCCCATGTTCCCTTTTTAGAGGGCAAATCGAGTACCGGGCGACTGGGCATAGACATTCATGCTACTGCCGGAAAAGGCGATGTCGGCTTTTGTAATACCTGGACCCTCGAAATCTCCTGTGCACAGCCTGTTCGCGTATACGCAGGTATGCCAATTGGCCAACTGATTTACTTTGTTATTGAGGGTAGTATTGAAACCATGTACAATACAAAAGTTAATGCCAAATACAACAATAAAACAACCAAACCGGTTGAAAGCATGATGTTTAAAAATAAGTTTTAAAATCAAAGAGATATCTTTGTCATTTTTATTCGTGTCCTCCTAAAGGAGCATTTTCGAATATAGAATTCTCAGAGGCTGCTTTTGAATTGTGATACAACCTCATTCCCGGAAGACGTTCGGTATTAAGAGGACTTCACCTAATTTTTTTTCGGATCGAAAGTAAGCCGGATTGGACAGTTGTTTACTACTCATATATTGCCCGGTTAATAGATAAGTTTCATTTGAATTTTTACCGAACAAAGACGAACCAGAGACGAACCTGACACGAAGTAGGTCCGAGCTAGTATATAACGCTGATATCGGTCTCCTTTAGGACCGATAACACTCCATTTTTTACTAAAAATTTTAGGGGGACAGCTTTTGCTGTTGTTGTTCATGTTTGGACATCACTAATATATGGAAAATTACGTAGTTTGAAGAT
This is a stretch of genomic DNA from Candidatus Pedobacter colombiensis. It encodes these proteins:
- a CDS encoding 4'-phosphopantetheinyl transferase superfamily protein; the protein is MPVVFNKNIDKDTILAVWKIEETEEQLLSGLQLKQHELDFISSLNNGKRLLHWLSTRMLLRTMLNTNEYIDCRMDDHGKPYLPDLDYHISLSHSYDYASVIIGKTRKVGVDIELIKHKIKSIKHKFLSDVELAQRQVGDNIDGLYVCWCAKEAIYKWNGRRGLEFKQDMHIKPFKLKNEGKLNALVDLPEGTKELTVHYFKTTDGYMLGYVVA
- a CDS encoding SGNH/GDSL hydrolase family protein; this encodes MPLQASSNDITIKTEKVLTYLALGDSYTIGESVPQSGSFPYQLQSLLKDKKVTVAEPKIIATTGWTTDELMQAIQHARLTSKFDFVTLLIGVNNQYRGYPIATYKKEFLALLQTAISFAKGNKKHVFVISIPDWGKTAFGVSGGRNLDDVAREIDHFNIICKEITLAEGVNYTDITPISRRGLVEPDLVASDGLHPSVKMYGEWVKLLVPKVIGSV
- the dcd gene encoding dCTP deaminase, whose translation is MILSDKRILEEIEKGTIIIEPFKPESLGTNSYDVHLGKYLATYKDRILDAKTHNKIEHFEIPKDGYILQPGTLYLGVTLEYTETHAHVPFLEGKSSTGRLGIDIHATAGKGDVGFCNTWTLEISCAQPVRVYAGMPIGQLIYFVIEGSIETMYNTKVNAKYNNKTTKPVESMMFKNKF
- the lipB gene encoding lipoyl(octanoyl) transferase LipB — encoded protein: MNKKVEFIDWGLTDYQEAWRKQEAIFDQTVVLKTQNRTNNTQLETPNYLIFCEHPHVYTLGKSGKPENLLLDDAALLAKQATYYKINRGGDITYHGPGQIVGYPILDLDNFFTDIHLYLRMLEEAVILTLADYGIVAGRYPGFTGVWLDADNEQARKICAMGVRCSRWVTMHGFAFNVNTDLDYFKNIVPCGIDDKDVTSMQRELGYALDMEEVKGKLMCHIASLFGMTLTGKVLQ